The genome window GCCATCTGGTGGTTTTTCTAAATAGATCACGTATCCTTGTTAAAATGCAGGAAGTTTAACACTACACAGCATCTGAAATTTACAACTGACGGAATATAATAACGAATCTGCGCGCATATATATTCAAATTACAAGCTAAAATATCTCAAAGTACAAGACTTTAAATTCCAACAATTCTCGTCAACGAgaataataaaactgttgattcacataaaaaaatttcacttgttCAGATAAATTTATAAAGATAAAAAGGATAATGCCCCCACAAGAGTATGCTAATCAGTTCATGATTAATTTAATAGTGATTATGAATATTAATTAGGCCATCTTGCTACAGTTTAAATTTGTAGCTTCTGCCCTGATTTTAATTCATCTATAATTTATCAAGCAGATGCCATGGTGTTCTGCGGTTGCCAAGCACTGAGTCTGAGAGATGGGTAtgtgacaaagaaaaacagGGAACTGTATAGCAAAAGAAATGCAAATTCACAACAAATGCAACATTCCCTGTACATGATTTCATGTCATCTCAGGTCACACATTATTAAAGTAAATGTCAAATTAAGTTCACATAGATCCCCATTTTGCACTcatgtgaaacaaaaacataattaaatgaccccaatttttcatttgatatttttttcattctggcAAAGATTTTTCACATTCAGCAAAgtttaaacaaattctgagaGAAGTGAAGcgaaggtatatatatatatatatatatatatatatatatatatatatatatatatatattatacatttaatatgtaccttattTGAGTCACATTTCACCCATATGAGGGAATGCTGAATGCTctttaaacaaaaaagtattTCTTTGACATTAAAAACAGGACTAAGCTACCTTAGAAGGAAAATTTTCACGTATGAAATTTCAgggcatttgaaaaaaaaaacaatacaactACCTGACCAAAAGTTGAAGCTGAATCAGAAAGATTTGGATTTAACAGACAACTTCACTGGCAAAAAAATCTAGTTTTGAGGCTCAACGTTTTGTTAAGTATGCAAAGTTTACATCACTCCTATTATGTAACATAAAGGTATCATTTAAAAGGCTAAAGAGACGAATTCAGAaataatgtttaattattttttttacccttaTTAAATAGACCCAGTACCAAATCGTGACAATTTTAGCATTATACTTCTTttgtttctgacattttttgaaGACCTGGATGGCTGTTGGTATGTTAATTGCTGGTACGAGATCAGGGGAATGTGTAATGTACCTCACCACTCACTGATTTCAGATCAGAACCTCGTTTCAACATGTGAAAAACTGAAACGCTGCACAGTCAAATACACACAGATGAGTCGAAACTGAAATGCTTCTTATAAATCCTGAACATTTCTTCCTTAATACCTTCCAGcaaatggaacaaaaaaaaaaaaacatatacaaacaaGCTAATTCCAACTTACatgattttcatttctttaaaacgGATAAACaattatgttttcatattattttaaacTAGAGCCTGTCGAATGTTACAAATAGAAAAATTCTTAGCTGAGGGTGAAAGTAATCTATAAGTAGGCAAAATTCTTTCAGGGGAGACAAATGCTGCTTTAACAGTAATACAAATTGATTCTTCCTTCAGAAATTCTAGGAAACTTcagcatttaaaatttaatttttccaGTTAGGCTAAAAGGCAGTAAGTTAGGCTAAAGGCAAAGGGGAAGGAGCGaaatcaggggagacaactgtttCTGCAATCATATAAGTCCCCACTGATGCTGTTAAGGTTGATATTAGGACATGCCTTAAGTTTTATTGCTAAATTTAAGTTTGTGGGTTAACACTCTTCCCTTTTTATTGGACTTCGCGGCCAATGGGCAATAAATGTCCAGTTGGTTGTCCAGGgctaactggaaaaaaaaaacaaaaaaaaactggatgCTTCCATTGTAAGTTCTGGTCAAGTTTAGCACCCacaattttattttgctgttAGAAACATATAGTTCCACCTCTTAGTTTACAAGGAAAACAATCTACAGCAAACAACACGAATTCTTACATAATAGGCTCTGGTTTAAGTATATACACACCAGCTTGcattcaggggagacaactgttaGTACATACCACACGTCCACATTGGTCCTTCCTTCTGACTAacttcgtacatgtacatataaaaacaattaaCCACAAgtttagtacatgtgtattatcaGTTTTGCCTTTTCATGTCTCGCACAGCCTTAACAATGTAACCCTTCGTTTTCACGATTCCGCGACACTTCACCAGGACGGAGTAACGGACAGACCACAGTGCTTTCCATTTCTCGGCGTCTCTGCTGGTGCTGTTTGCCGCAATCAGATCACGGAAGCTACTCTGAGGCAAAACATCTGCAAATCACAAATTTGTTTATTGACTTTACGTTTGTTAATTCTTCGTTTTCCACAGGTTTTGACACTCTGAATCAACACCTGGGTccatttgttcaaaagtgtattgaaagttaagccaggcttaaaacTTAAAACCATGCCTGATATGACGTAcataatgattttatttatttatttatttgattggtgttttacgccatactcaagaatatttcacttatacgacggtggccagcattatggtgggtggaaaccgggcagagcccgggggaaacccacgaccatccgcaggttgctggaagacctacccacacatggccggagaggaagccagcatgagctggacttgaactcacagcaactgcattggtgagaggctcctgggtcattacgctgcgctagcgcgctaaccgactaggccacagaggccctgaCGTACACAATGCAAGAGTCCACCACTGATGCACACCAAATGACCTCGTACTTTCAAACGTGCGTGACCTCATTCAGGTATACCTGTCTTACTCAGCATCGTATCTGCCTGATgcatcgtcacataaggaatattatcacgtcacaacaggaaaattttacagaaactgccaaagattttggctttgaggactcttcacttatTGAGGTTAATAGTGTTActtaatgtaaatcttttaGAACCGTGGTGTTTTCTCTGTTCCCTAAAGTACTCTTCATACCATTTCCATCTGGTTTCCCTTGGAACTGAAGCAACACTTTAAGACTTGGGTGTGTCTATAGCTCCTCCTCCACtcacccccccccacctccactCACCCCCCCACCTCCACTCACCCCCCACCTCcactcacccacccacccccacctccactcacccccaccccccacccccccgctCTGCCATTAGTGCGTCAATTGTAAATAGCTCATCTTCTTGTAAGTATTTTAAAATGTAGGCACTTCCTATTGATGTCTGCCAGCATGCCGTTGCTTTTCCAAACACCAGTTTTTTGAAATACAAATCTACCTTGAAGTACTAAAAATTGTCTACTTTGTCGTTGTGAAAATCAATCACTGCACTCATTCCAACGCTAACAATACTACATAGGTTAAACTTGATGCAGAAATCATGATGGTAGCCCAAATGCTTCCAAATGAGGATTCCAACAACACTGactttcttgtacatgtactttccaaatctagaaattattttcaaggaCTTATATCTTCAGGGTTTTAacgtaatcattcatttatcgaAGACCCACCTTATCTTAAAGATCTACTATAATTCTGCAATCTTTTTTtctgcaaggtgttcattcaattCATagtctgaaggcattattcttcagaaattaaaaatgcactgaaagttgttttttcatatgcgaaaaggttgaggaattaggaatTTCAAAGATTCATGGGATTAGTTTTTACAGCACCCACCTGGTATTACGGATTATTTCGCGGGATTAGCTGGTATACCACTCACCTGGAGGATCACTGTGCGTCAACAGCTGGATGTCATTAAGCTTAGCAAACTCTACCATGTCAGGTGGCATCACACAGCAAGAGGCCAGGTTCACCTGATTAATAATCGGCTTTACCTGAAGAAAAACGAAACTGTGTCAGTAAGACAGTTTCTGTCACGTCAACAAAGAGGTCTAAGTTCCCAAAGTTCAGTTTGACCATCAACTTGGACTAAAACTAAACGATTCTGCATTTTGCAGACCATCCTTAGAGCTGAGACAAGCGGCCCTGCATTAAAGTCACTGCCCACAATATCTAGTAACAATAGGGCAGTTTGGAGATTGATTCATTTCATCTCTAAAGGTCAAAAAAGCCCTACTCTATCGTGTGACTTTTTTGGATGTTAGTTTACCCATTAATGTtccaaaaacacaaataacaccTTTCTCTTTCAGGAAATTGTTATGTTGACAAATGTTCAGCCCCTCAATTTTCTCTGTCTTTAGTCtgctaaaaatatctttttgtgaaacttttttcagatgcccatgttatatacatgtgctgtaattcttcaaccttttcatatgtttgcaaggtgtttattctagcagattctgaaggcatttttctgtgtagactgatataaTTACCTAgtttgtgaagccatgaaattggccaacgCAACCAATGCTGTTTTGTTTCCAACATCAAATTGacaatgtgtataaattgcactcaAACTTCCTcattcatatgcgaaaaggtttagGGAATAGGGTAAACATGCAATCAaaaaaagttgcctaacatttctgacaagtaCAGCTGCAGTGTTTTTTTACACAGTGATAAAAGAGTTCTCGAATCTCAAAATTCCCCCATTTTTGGTATGTTGGCAGATCATTCAATTAGTCTGTTAGTCGTTGGGACGGTCATGGGCTATATCTTTTGACATGGGCTATATATTCACTTAACGAGGTGTCAGTCTGAGtttaaaacaagtttttttaattcaaaataGTATATCAGAGACTAACGTCTGGTTGCCATGCCTACCTGAGCCCACTGGTAAAGCTGTTTGAGCTGATTGGTTGATAAATCACTGACACCGATTGACAGGACAGATGCTGATTCCCCCTCCACTAGACCCTCCAACACCTGCCAATATGGCTGAATCTCCTCTAAAGTTAACTCCTCCTCTCTGCCCGGGAATGACAGCAACACAGTCTCGATGAAAGTTACATCTAGCTGTGACATCGCTGTAAGGTAAAGTCAAATTTCTTACTGCACTGGCCAAGTAATCAGAGTGTGCTCCCTCATGATCAGACTATTCTTAAACTTATTACATGCTTACAACTATACCCATTAGAAACCAGGTACCAGGTATGTAATAcagagtgaaataaaataaatggaaaataaaactaTAAACAAGAGGGAGacaaatttcagctcaatacacAGGGCATCAACGATGTACCCCTACACTCCCCGCGCCCACCCCGCCCATGTTACTGTGCTTCAGATGTAAGGAAAACTACTGCTCAATATATACACCACTTTCTGAGCTACAACCCATAGCATTTTATACCTTAATGcctcaaaggagaagaaaaattaaatatccACCAAATACCTTTGAAAAGAGTATatatttcctcgcaggtgcatgccataaaaaaaaattctaatatgtacctcaagttgataaattataaataaagtcagccccaaaatctgctgtgggggACTCCAGTTTGCCtcagaactagtcctgaagccttctgtgttaggaggagaactgCCCTTggaaaccaccgaagtgcagttcatacatttcctgTAGAACGCTTCTTCCCAGAGGgtacaaacagtacagttcgttttccacttgtcgatcgggaaactggaatgttggacgtaggttccgggtttacacgaacaagctggcagttttaacgactctcattggctgataggcaaacacacccccagcataaattacagggtgttaaagatggaggacgtgatgaactcagcgatttatgccagctttgccgttttcaggctttacgtgtatggcgaggaaaaatcgcaaaattatgca of Liolophura sinensis isolate JHLJ2023 chromosome 13, CUHK_Ljap_v2, whole genome shotgun sequence contains these proteins:
- the LOC135480946 gene encoding glutamate--cysteine ligase regulatory subunit-like; this translates as MAEEIPLFPKAESMLINSGNIVNWNRLKRNPKQTPDEELAECINETLENFLTSADKTELQYVTDLVCVHSKFKETIPSAERDELKLTGMMFLEFTVGMATKMKVSLCNLQSPSHITEAIDKTMSQLDVTFIETVLLSFPGREEELTLEEIQPYWQVLEGLVEGESASVLSIGVSDLSTNQLKQLYQWAQVKPIINQVNLASCCVMPPDMVEFAKLNDIQLLTHSDPPDVLPQSSFRDLIAANSTSRDAEKWKALWSVRYSVLVKCRGIVKTKGYIVKAVRDMKRQN